One genomic region from Phragmites australis chromosome 1, lpPhrAust1.1, whole genome shotgun sequence encodes:
- the LOC133885673 gene encoding uncharacterized protein LOC133885673 isoform X3, translated as MTWCQHLLMFGWFCVLLVRPGNEQSRKSTQSRQRQYFEQKKRQQQRPGLQNQNDVAGGQGSHDQEPRSLDVLNINNLATPNSHHNESTNADGAITQVECTLSEVSPTEALKKITSLCNSNLNEAGSQPRLSSPFGHQDVAAAVNSYEEPLGVKISPTITIAPGRKNQNL; from the exons ATGACATGGTGCCAACATTTGCTTATGTTTGGATGGTTTTGCGTTCTGCTTGTTCGGCCCGGGAATGAGCAGTCCAGGAAATCAACACAGAGCAG ACAAAGGCAGTACTTCGAACAAAAGAAACGGCAACAGCAGAGGCCAGGGCTACAGAACCAGAATGACGTAGCAGGAGGTCAAGGTTCCCATGATCAGGAGCCTCGATCACTTGATGTCCTAAACATCAACAATCTGGCAACTCCAAATAGTCATCACAATGAATCCACAA ATGCAGATGGTGCTATTACACAAGTGGAGTGCACTCTTTCAGAAGTTTCCCCTACAGAGGCGCTAAAGAAGATCACTTCTTTATGCAATAGCAACTTGAATGAAGCAG GCTCTCAGCCAAG ATTGTCATCACCCTTTGGTCATCAAGATGTTGCAGCAGCTGTTAACTCTTATGAAGAACCTCTTGGTGTTAAAATATCCCCAACCATAACTATAGCACCAGGcagaaaaaatcaaaatctG TAA
- the LOC133885673 gene encoding uncharacterized protein LOC133885673 isoform X2: MLQWMGGSRRKVYASRKSTQSRQRQYFEQKKRQQQRPGLQNQNDVAGGQGSHDQEPRSLDVLNINNLATPNSHHNESTNADGAITQVECTLSEVSPTEALKKITSLCNSNLNEAGSQPRLSSPFGHQDVAAAVNSYEEPLGVKISPTITIAPGRKNQNLVLQSGDVSFTITNSFYHPYGLSYCSNLCNYTEKENC; this comes from the exons ATGCTGCAATGGATGGGCGGTTCGAGGAGGAAGGTGTACGCC TCCAGGAAATCAACACAGAGCAG ACAAAGGCAGTACTTCGAACAAAAGAAACGGCAACAGCAGAGGCCAGGGCTACAGAACCAGAATGACGTAGCAGGAGGTCAAGGTTCCCATGATCAGGAGCCTCGATCACTTGATGTCCTAAACATCAACAATCTGGCAACTCCAAATAGTCATCACAATGAATCCACAA ATGCAGATGGTGCTATTACACAAGTGGAGTGCACTCTTTCAGAAGTTTCCCCTACAGAGGCGCTAAAGAAGATCACTTCTTTATGCAATAGCAACTTGAATGAAGCAG GCTCTCAGCCAAG ATTGTCATCACCCTTTGGTCATCAAGATGTTGCAGCAGCTGTTAACTCTTATGAAGAACCTCTTGGTGTTAAAATATCCCCAACCATAACTATAGCACCAGGcagaaaaaatcaaaatctGGTACTCCAAAGTGGTGATGTTTCCTTCACTATTACCAATAGTTTCTATCATCCCTACGGATTGAGTTACTGTTCAAATCTGTGCAACTATACGGAAAAGGAAAATTGTTAA
- the LOC133930460 gene encoding uncharacterized protein LOC133930460, producing MDRMGVQRFAMVSVSYGHFVGYWMAAIYTESMELPEDVRRLMKFSFIQPPPVMPSRFLKIYINVMGSYHIQEKTELLHALTNDRKLSDLPKISQVVSHRSMLPTVIIWGEQDQVFPMELAAWYNMHLEENSRLVVVKNAGHAANLEKSKEVCNNIIEYLQEPFSDASIWGITRTIVVFARVRARVAEPGARLLPPTHASHSEGALPLSPSSSPASTYPVLRTAPLLLGLGRLLIACS from the exons ATGGACAGGATGGGCGTGCAGCGGTTCGCCATGGTTAGCGTTAGCTACGGCCACTTCGTGGGGTACTGGATGGCGGCCATATACACGGAGTCCATGGAGCTT CCAGAGGACGTGCGGCGGCTCATGAAGTTCTCCTTCATTCAGCCACCGCCCGTCATGCCCTCCCGCTTCCTCAAGATCTACATCAAC GTGATGGGCTCATATCATATTCAGGAGAAGACCGAGCTTTTGCATGCTCTGACCAATGATAGGAAGCTATCAGATCTTCCAAAGATAAGCCAGGTAGTTTCTCATCGCAG TATGCTGCCAACAGTGATCATTTGGGGGGAGCAGGATCAAGTTTTCCCAATGGAGCTGGCGGCCTGGTACA ACATGCATCTTGAGGAGAATTCTAGATTAGTAGTTGTAAAGAACGCTGGGCATGCAGCCAATCTAGAAAAGTCCAAAGAGGTGTGCAATAACATCATCGAATATCTCCAAGAACCATTTTCAGACGCGTCAATTTGGGGAAT CACTCGCACCATCGTCGTCTTCGCCCGCGTCCGCGCTCGTGTCGCTGAGCCCGGCGCCCGCCTCCTTCCACCGACGCACGCCAGCCATTCCGAAGGAGCGCTTCCCttgtcgccgtcctcctcccccgccTCTACCTACCCTGTCCTCCGCACCGCTCCCCTACTG ttgggacttgggagattGCTCATCGCTTGCTCGTAA
- the LOC133885673 gene encoding uncharacterized protein LOC133885673 isoform X1, whose amino-acid sequence MTWCQHLLMFGWFCVLLVRPGNEQSRKSTQSRQRQYFEQKKRQQQRPGLQNQNDVAGGQGSHDQEPRSLDVLNINNLATPNSHHNESTNADGAITQVECTLSEVSPTEALKKITSLCNSNLNEAGSQPRLSSPFGHQDVAAAVNSYEEPLGVKISPTITIAPGRKNQNLVLQSGDVSFTITNSFYHPYGLSYCSNLCNYTEKENC is encoded by the exons ATGACATGGTGCCAACATTTGCTTATGTTTGGATGGTTTTGCGTTCTGCTTGTTCGGCCCGGGAATGAGCAGTCCAGGAAATCAACACAGAGCAG ACAAAGGCAGTACTTCGAACAAAAGAAACGGCAACAGCAGAGGCCAGGGCTACAGAACCAGAATGACGTAGCAGGAGGTCAAGGTTCCCATGATCAGGAGCCTCGATCACTTGATGTCCTAAACATCAACAATCTGGCAACTCCAAATAGTCATCACAATGAATCCACAA ATGCAGATGGTGCTATTACACAAGTGGAGTGCACTCTTTCAGAAGTTTCCCCTACAGAGGCGCTAAAGAAGATCACTTCTTTATGCAATAGCAACTTGAATGAAGCAG GCTCTCAGCCAAG ATTGTCATCACCCTTTGGTCATCAAGATGTTGCAGCAGCTGTTAACTCTTATGAAGAACCTCTTGGTGTTAAAATATCCCCAACCATAACTATAGCACCAGGcagaaaaaatcaaaatctGGTACTCCAAAGTGGTGATGTTTCCTTCACTATTACCAATAGTTTCTATCATCCCTACGGATTGAGTTACTGTTCAAATCTGTGCAACTATACGGAAAAGGAAAATTGTTAA